One segment of Aulosira sp. FACHB-615 DNA contains the following:
- the mraY gene encoding phospho-N-acetylmuramoyl-pentapeptide-transferase, which produces MDAKLSPNQGLNIFSGIGLASALATGLGLAAVTCDLMGNRLPWQNTSLTMPLLLCAVISAAVGYVVVPLLQALKTGQIIREDGPQAHLKKAGTPTMGGIFFIPVAAIVACIMSNFATEVIAVSALTLSYGFIGWIDDWQILRRKSNKGISPKMKLALQIGFAVLFCIWLIFNQPSNITNIALPWVSFALPLGFLFWPLAGFVLVAESNATNLTDGIDGLAGGTVAIALLALGAVVAPTSPGLMVFCAALSGSCLGFLAHNRNPARVFMGDTGSLALGGALAAVALLTNSLVALFILSGIFFVETLSVMAQVAYYKATKGPDGKGKRLLRMAPLHHHLELGGWSELQVVAVFYVIAAMLAVICLAIAPF; this is translated from the coding sequence CTGCCTTAGCCACTGGGCTGGGTTTAGCAGCAGTAACTTGTGATTTGATGGGCAATAGATTGCCTTGGCAAAACACATCACTCACGATGCCTTTATTGTTGTGTGCGGTGATTTCGGCTGCTGTGGGTTATGTGGTAGTACCTCTACTACAAGCACTCAAAACTGGACAAATTATCCGCGAAGATGGCCCACAAGCCCATCTCAAAAAAGCAGGCACACCAACAATGGGCGGGATATTCTTCATCCCGGTAGCAGCGATCGTTGCCTGTATAATGTCTAATTTTGCCACAGAAGTTATTGCTGTCTCCGCATTAACCCTGAGCTATGGCTTTATTGGTTGGATTGATGACTGGCAAATTCTCCGCCGTAAGTCCAACAAGGGGATTTCTCCCAAAATGAAATTAGCTTTGCAAATTGGGTTTGCAGTGCTGTTTTGTATATGGTTAATCTTTAATCAGCCTTCTAATATTACAAATATTGCTTTGCCTTGGGTGAGCTTTGCACTACCTTTAGGTTTCCTGTTTTGGCCGTTGGCAGGGTTTGTGCTAGTAGCAGAGAGTAATGCAACTAATTTAACTGATGGAATTGATGGTTTAGCAGGTGGAACTGTGGCGATCGCACTTTTGGCTTTAGGTGCTGTAGTCGCCCCAACTTCCCCAGGATTGATGGTTTTCTGTGCGGCTTTAAGTGGTAGTTGCTTAGGTTTCTTGGCACATAACCGCAACCCAGCCCGCGTATTTATGGGTGATACTGGTTCTCTGGCGTTAGGTGGTGCGTTAGCTGCTGTGGCGCTGTTAACCAACAGCTTGGTAGCATTATTTATCCTCAGTGGGATCTTCTTTGTTGAAACCTTGTCTGTAATGGCGCAAGTAGCTTATTACAAAGCGACTAAAGGCCCAGATGGCAAAGGTAAACGCTTGTTAAGAATGGCTCCTTTACATCATCATTTAGAGTTGGGTGGCTGGTCAGAATTACAAGTTGTGGCTGTATTTTATGTGATAGCTGCAATGTTAGCTGTAATTTGTTTAGCGATCGCACCTTTCTAA